Proteins encoded together in one Candidatus Hydrogenedentota bacterium window:
- a CDS encoding DUF1559 domain-containing protein, whose translation MKRHHQGFTLIELLVVIAIIGILAAILLPALARAREAARRASCQNNLKQFGLVYKMYANEAGGGKFPPMQFEAYSLRNADIAIGPMVRAIYPEYMTDPSIALCPSDPNSTLEDIRNDETGRLDIMDDPEAIDMSYAYMGWVLDKCGDDSPQIDLTSIFNMMPGLPNNMILDDPTATGPYQFIALFTATVAQVISERNSLSGDDQIRAASFRVADDDKKVPAFSGQSMGNGSGDTIYRLREGIERFLITDVNNPSASSQAQSDIWVMFDTVSKNVKYFNHVPGGSNVLYMDGHVEFIRYPGRVPANTGMALFLGTLLDRTRS comes from the coding sequence ATGAAGAGGCATCATCAGGGATTCACGCTTATTGAGCTGCTGGTCGTCATTGCCATCATCGGCATTCTGGCGGCCATCCTCCTGCCCGCGCTGGCCCGGGCGCGCGAGGCCGCCCGCCGCGCGAGCTGCCAGAACAACCTGAAACAGTTCGGGCTGGTGTACAAGATGTACGCCAACGAGGCCGGCGGCGGGAAGTTCCCGCCCATGCAGTTCGAGGCCTACTCCCTGCGCAACGCCGACATCGCCATCGGCCCCATGGTCCGGGCCATCTACCCGGAATACATGACGGACCCGTCCATCGCCCTGTGCCCGTCGGACCCGAACAGCACGCTGGAGGACATCCGCAACGATGAGACGGGGCGGCTGGACATTATGGACGACCCCGAGGCGATTGACATGAGCTACGCCTACATGGGGTGGGTGCTGGACAAATGCGGCGACGACTCCCCCCAGATTGACCTCACCTCCATCTTCAACATGATGCCGGGCCTGCCCAACAACATGATCCTGGACGACCCGACCGCCACCGGCCCCTACCAGTTCATCGCGCTGTTCACCGCCACGGTGGCCCAGGTCATCTCCGAGCGCAACAGCCTCTCCGGGGACGACCAGATCCGCGCCGCCAGTTTCCGCGTCGCCGACGACGACAAGAAGGTCCCGGCCTTTAGCGGGCAGTCCATGGGCAACGGCAGCGGGGACACGATCTACCGTCTGCGCGAGGGCATTGAGCGCTTCCTGATCACGGACGTGAACAACCCCTCCGCAAGTTCCCAGGCCCAGAGCGACATCTGGGTCATGTTCGACACCGTCTCCAAGAATGTCAAATACTTCAACCATGTGCCCGGCGGGTCCAATGTCCTCTACATGGACGGCCATGTCGAGTTCATCCGGTACCCGGGCCGCGTGCCCGCCAACACCGGCATGGCCCTGTTCCTGGGCACGCTGCTGGACCGCACCCGGTCCTGA